A stretch of Gimesia chilikensis DNA encodes these proteins:
- a CDS encoding HD domain-containing protein, with product MRRSHRHANPTLTQRENSLIKNQVIEARDFSLKAHADQQYGDQPYAHHLDAVVTLLDEHGPQAQVIGYLHDVVEDTDFTCEDIETRFGKLVADAVAILTDEPGKNRKERKQKTYEKMSQVTGDLQIALIVKTADRLANVQASLETDRKDKLKMYQKEHPAFKTAVYRPELCDALWEKLDAALLVE from the coding sequence GTGAGACGATCCCATCGCCATGCAAATCCAACTCTTACCCAAAGGGAGAACAGCCTTATCAAAAACCAAGTCATTGAAGCACGCGATTTTTCTCTGAAAGCACACGCTGATCAGCAATACGGCGATCAACCCTACGCACACCATCTGGATGCGGTAGTGACACTTCTGGATGAACATGGTCCACAGGCCCAGGTGATCGGTTATTTGCATGATGTGGTCGAAGACACCGACTTCACCTGCGAGGACATCGAAACCCGCTTTGGCAAACTGGTCGCTGATGCCGTCGCCATCCTGACAGATGAACCAGGAAAAAATCGCAAAGAACGTAAACAAAAAACCTACGAAAAAATGTCACAGGTAACGGGCGATTTGCAGATCGCGCTGATCGTCAAAACAGCAGATCGACTGGCGAATGTGCAGGCCAGCCTGGAGACCGATCGCAAAGATAAATTGAAGATGTACCAGAAAGAGCATCCTGCTTTTAAGACCGCCGTGTACCGTCCCGAACTCTGTGATGCTCTCTGGGAAAAACTGGATGCTGCTCTCCTCGTCGAATAA
- a CDS encoding barstar family protein: MCDNELDFQTLARGPVTKYFSRDLLEEHLVWYAHQEYQIYQFDARPWYSLDNFYSDMHAGFQFPDYFGRNWDAFNDCLTDIASATGKVLVVVINFDDWYQEEEQSASLFLDYMAEQTYRFLLTSQRWITLIQSNDPGLQTRNIGAHPVHWNFLEWMNRDRGL; encoded by the coding sequence ATGTGTGATAATGAGCTTGATTTCCAGACTCTGGCCCGTGGCCCGGTGACGAAATACTTCTCGCGGGATCTGCTGGAAGAACACCTGGTCTGGTATGCGCATCAGGAATATCAGATCTATCAGTTTGATGCGAGACCCTGGTATTCCCTGGATAATTTTTATAGCGATATGCACGCCGGTTTTCAGTTTCCCGACTACTTTGGGAGGAACTGGGATGCGTTCAATGACTGTCTCACGGACATCGCCTCTGCAACGGGAAAAGTTTTAGTTGTCGTGATTAATTTCGATGACTGGTATCAGGAAGAGGAGCAAAGTGCGAGCCTTTTCCTGGACTATATGGCAGAACAGACCTATCGGTTTCTACTTACCAGCCAGCGCTGGATCACACTGATTCAAAGTAACGATCCAGGCCTGCAAACCAGGAACATTGGAGCACATCCCGTACACTGGAATTTCTTAGAATGGATGAATCGAGACCGGGGCCTCTAA
- a CDS encoding protein-tyrosine phosphatase family protein encodes MGIQPSIYPIQHIGTGLLAVMPKPASGEWIEDEFASIACWGITHIVSLLEEAEAEEVGLAQELELAGKNGMQFTSFPIPDRCLPADSADFVRLTKSLYAGIHSGSQTVVHCRAGIGRAGMLAAGILIQHGLSAEQAFELVSQQRRVPVPDTPEQFNWICQLQTQIRE; translated from the coding sequence ATGGGAATCCAACCCAGCATCTACCCCATCCAGCACATCGGCACCGGCCTGCTGGCCGTCATGCCCAAGCCTGCGAGTGGCGAATGGATTGAAGACGAATTCGCCAGCATCGCCTGCTGGGGAATTACGCATATCGTCTCTCTGCTGGAAGAGGCAGAAGCTGAGGAGGTCGGCCTCGCACAGGAACTCGAACTGGCCGGAAAAAACGGGATGCAGTTCACCTCGTTTCCGATCCCCGACCGCTGCTTGCCTGCAGACAGCGCTGATTTCGTCCGGCTGACAAAATCACTTTACGCAGGCATTCACTCAGGCAGCCAGACCGTCGTGCATTGTCGAGCAGGCATTGGTCGCGCAGGCATGCTGGCTGCCGGTATTCTGATTCAACATGGTCTCTCCGCAGAACAGGCGTTCGAACTCGTCTCCCAGCAACGGCGCGTCCCTGTTCCCGATACTCCAGAACAGTTTAACTGGATCTGCCAGCTGCAGACACAGATCAGAGAATAG
- a CDS encoding DUF6891 domain-containing protein, producing MMNHHWKTLLLLTCLPVGCGENANTKVPPQATVEPTQPAPAEPSAHEPSTLLDQSVLGEIDWLVRAGFYDKADLMRIICDEIYYDSNLDADQVSAAIDKRIKAWMQTQKTWPKVTDCDKLDQVFAKLNERGIIALQNAGNTQSDGYEIFEETLKEHPQPTSVIGYCFYHNQDLERVVDGDDLYLAFGPVKAEDEESRGPEIGKIIRQELEQAGLKVKWDGTFNERIRVTDMAWQKRNPACKPIDFDI from the coding sequence ATGATGAACCACCATTGGAAAACACTGCTTCTACTGACCTGCCTGCCCGTCGGTTGTGGTGAGAACGCCAATACCAAAGTCCCACCGCAAGCGACAGTAGAGCCGACTCAGCCTGCTCCGGCAGAACCGTCGGCGCACGAACCCTCCACACTGCTGGATCAGAGCGTGCTTGGCGAGATCGACTGGCTGGTCCGTGCCGGCTTTTATGACAAGGCTGACCTGATGCGCATCATCTGCGATGAAATCTACTACGATTCCAACCTGGACGCAGACCAGGTCTCCGCCGCCATCGATAAGCGGATCAAAGCATGGATGCAGACACAGAAAACCTGGCCCAAGGTCACCGACTGTGACAAGCTGGATCAGGTCTTCGCAAAACTGAACGAGCGGGGCATCATCGCCCTGCAGAACGCCGGCAACACACAGTCCGACGGTTACGAAATCTTCGAAGAGACTCTCAAGGAGCATCCCCAGCCCACTAGCGTCATCGGTTACTGCTTTTATCACAATCAGGATCTGGAACGGGTGGTTGACGGCGATGATCTTTATCTGGCGTTTGGGCCAGTCAAAGCAGAGGACGAAGAGTCCAGAGGACCGGAAATCGGCAAAATCATCCGGCAGGAACTGGAGCAGGCTGGTCTGAAGGTCAAATGGGACGGAACTTTCAACGAACGCATCCGCGTCACTGATATGGCCTGGCAGAAACGCAACCCGGCTTGCAAACCCATTGATTTTGACATCTGA
- a CDS encoding DUF1559 domain-containing protein, which yields MPNPTFRRKGFTLIELLVVIAIIAILIALLLPAVQQAREAARRSSCKNNLKQIGLALHNYNETFSVFPYATSNPGQCGFSNVTNHKGWLYLLPYLEQAPLYNQFNFSAATGQRNTGSGTLAGGGAITSGNAALTTTILQPLLCPSDDGQRFYGAADTTYGSGVANTARTSYDFVVNEANSCPTWVSISKTTRTMFGTNSACRIRDVKDGTSNTAAVVETTLEVVDGVTNSWATAQHVGLGIDFATPPNLYINYWKCCGWDSTPYARTPVFGRLGEWGSPGSTHVGGMHILMADGAVRFISENLDATTRQRLAYMSDGQVLGEF from the coding sequence GTGCCCAACCCGACCTTTCGACGTAAAGGGTTCACCCTGATTGAACTACTGGTGGTGATTGCCATTATCGCCATTCTGATTGCCCTGCTGCTGCCTGCTGTACAACAGGCACGCGAAGCAGCCCGCCGCAGTTCCTGCAAAAACAATCTGAAACAGATTGGCCTGGCACTGCACAACTACAATGAAACATTCTCGGTATTTCCCTACGCGACCTCCAACCCGGGTCAGTGTGGCTTCAGCAATGTGACCAACCACAAAGGCTGGCTCTACCTGCTGCCTTACCTCGAACAGGCTCCCCTGTATAACCAGTTCAACTTCAGTGCAGCCACCGGTCAAAGAAACACCGGCAGCGGTACCCTGGCAGGCGGCGGCGCCATTACCAGCGGAAACGCGGCTCTCACTACCACCATCCTGCAACCACTGCTCTGCCCGTCCGACGATGGTCAGCGTTTCTATGGTGCTGCAGATACGACTTATGGCTCCGGTGTCGCAAATACCGCACGGACCAGCTATGACTTCGTTGTGAACGAAGCAAACTCCTGCCCGACCTGGGTCAGCATTTCAAAAACCACCCGTACCATGTTCGGTACAAACTCGGCCTGCCGGATTCGCGATGTCAAAGATGGAACCAGTAACACCGCAGCTGTCGTGGAAACGACACTGGAAGTAGTTGACGGCGTAACCAACTCCTGGGCCACCGCACAACACGTGGGCCTGGGTATCGATTTCGCGACACCGCCCAACCTCTACATCAATTACTGGAAATGTTGTGGCTGGGACAGTACTCCCTATGCCCGCACCCCTGTCTTCGGACGCCTCGGTGAATGGGGTTCGCCCGGTAGTACTCACGTCGGCGGAATGCATATCCTCATGGCCGATGGTGCAGTACGGTTCATCAGCGAAAACCTGGATGCCACCACACGTCAGCGTCTGGCTTACATGTCTGATGGTCAGGTTCTGGGAGAGTTCTAA
- a CDS encoding FHA domain-containing protein: MLGELNPCGGGDPIPLLSEVLLVGRRSKCDITLQFPNVSSHHCQLEFINGYWRIRDMNSRNGIKVNGQRCDMKWLLPGDKVAIAKHEYEINYTPQSDEPPPEEENPFEMSLMEKAGLVKPERRPERPMAPPARAPKKIELPEDESKMTDDELGLKFLTDPDDDQEDAS; encoded by the coding sequence ATGTTAGGTGAACTCAACCCCTGTGGAGGGGGCGATCCCATCCCGTTGCTTTCTGAAGTTCTGCTCGTGGGCCGCCGCAGTAAATGCGACATCACGCTGCAGTTCCCCAATGTCTCTTCGCATCATTGCCAGCTCGAATTCATTAACGGCTACTGGCGCATCCGCGATATGAACAGCCGTAACGGCATCAAAGTCAACGGCCAGCGCTGCGACATGAAATGGCTTCTGCCCGGTGACAAAGTCGCGATCGCCAAGCATGAATACGAAATCAACTACACTCCGCAGTCCGATGAACCGCCGCCGGAAGAAGAGAATCCGTTCGAAATGAGCCTGATGGAAAAAGCAGGGCTGGTCAAACCGGAGCGCCGTCCGGAACGACCCATGGCCCCGCCGGCCCGGGCACCCAAAAAGATCGAGCTTCCCGAAGACGAGTCGAAAATGACCGACGATGAGCTGGGACTCAAATTCCTGACCGACCCGGATGACGATCAGGAAGACGCATCATGA
- the rsgA gene encoding ribosome small subunit-dependent GTPase A codes for MTIRKTHHERISDGAGAETVVAKKKGKKIRVAFKKNRQKKVRKNKLSSHQVDEHVDSQYMDASERLTGKGDLTRHRTVMGVEQETEDGTEIIIDIDESNCLPGRVIRAQGLNSVVQTADGNRYECTVRRLVRTMSRDDRNAVVAGDHVLIRPEGDEYQAVIERVEPRRSYLSRGSKRREHILVSNIDQAVIVVSADDPPLKPSLIDRFLISSEKGNIHSIICINKIDLVDPIELQPLIGVYAQLGYDIVLTSVVAGTGIPRLRSLLKGKQTVFSGQSGVGKSSLLNQIDSRLSLETAEISQENRKGKHTTRSAVLLEIASGGWVVDTPGIRQLQLWDVNPEEVEGFFREFHAFVPQCRFPDCSHTHEDNCGIKRAVHNDFISRQRYQSYLKIIAGDEPRPVYHQ; via the coding sequence ATGACGATCAGGAAGACGCATCATGAACGTATTTCAGACGGCGCGGGAGCCGAAACCGTAGTGGCGAAGAAAAAAGGCAAAAAGATCCGGGTCGCTTTCAAAAAGAATCGTCAGAAGAAGGTCCGGAAAAACAAACTCTCCAGCCACCAGGTGGACGAACACGTCGACTCGCAGTACATGGATGCCAGCGAGCGCCTGACCGGCAAAGGGGATTTGACCCGCCACCGCACCGTCATGGGAGTTGAACAGGAGACCGAGGACGGCACCGAGATTATCATCGACATCGATGAGTCCAACTGCCTGCCCGGACGAGTGATTCGCGCCCAGGGCCTCAACTCCGTCGTCCAGACCGCAGACGGCAACCGTTATGAATGCACCGTGCGACGCCTGGTGCGAACCATGTCCCGCGATGACCGCAATGCCGTTGTCGCCGGCGACCATGTATTGATTCGTCCCGAAGGGGATGAGTACCAGGCGGTCATCGAACGGGTCGAGCCCCGTCGCTCCTACCTCTCGCGGGGTAGTAAACGTCGTGAACACATCCTGGTCAGCAACATCGACCAGGCAGTGATCGTCGTCTCCGCCGATGATCCCCCGCTTAAGCCCTCACTCATCGACCGCTTTCTGATCAGCTCGGAAAAAGGGAACATCCACTCCATCATCTGCATCAATAAAATCGACCTGGTCGATCCCATTGAACTGCAGCCGCTGATCGGCGTCTACGCGCAGCTGGGTTATGATATCGTCCTGACCAGCGTGGTCGCAGGTACCGGCATTCCGCGTCTCCGTTCCCTGTTGAAAGGGAAACAGACCGTCTTCTCCGGACAGAGTGGGGTCGGCAAGTCTTCGCTGCTCAATCAGATCGACAGCCGCCTCTCACTGGAGACCGCCGAGATCAGCCAGGAGAACCGCAAAGGGAAACACACAACGCGTTCTGCAGTCCTTCTGGAAATCGCCTCAGGAGGCTGGGTCGTCGACACCCCCGGCATTCGTCAACTCCAACTCTGGGATGTGAACCCCGAAGAAGTCGAAGGCTTCTTCCGCGAATTCCACGCGTTCGTGCCCCAGTGCCGCTTTCCCGACTGCTCGCACACCCACGAAGACAACTGCGGCATCAAACGCGCGGTCCACAACGACTTCATATCCCGCCAACGCTACCAGAGCTATCTTAAAATCATCGCCGGCGACGAACCCCGGCCCGTGTACCACCAGTAG
- a CDS encoding right-handed parallel beta-helix repeat-containing protein, with amino-acid sequence MKLRTCVTICLALFVLSGLCLLPATDSSQLLSQEPAAKAPATGMKTVLDYGAKGDGQTDDTAAIQQMVDASVGSLRFPRGQYRLTKPIVIDLTKVGPTSISGDGTATILMEGAGPAFKFIGTHNGTASPKTFQPVVWEKERSPMVDGIEIVGKHPEAIGIQAIKTMQITITRLVVRKALHGIHLTERNRNVAIDDCHLYENKGVGIYLDKLNLHQVNISDSHISYNKQGGIVVRESEIRNIQIGNCDIEGNMGEKTPPTANILFDISQGSLREGAIFGCTIQHTNDAPNSANVRFIGNGPEDPRKVGNFAIADNSMSDVATNIHLQHARGITITGNTLWQAYEHNLLVEDCAHIVLGSNLMDRNPDYRAKTKDANVFKDCTDCTLNALNILATRGVPAGLILENCARMNITNCTIRQCQNGGILLQNVKQSRVSDCLITEGEKNFAIRVSGGQEIQITDNLVSGDIDVGPGTEVSNTMTVY; translated from the coding sequence ATGAAACTCAGAACCTGCGTTACCATCTGCCTGGCCCTGTTCGTCCTCTCGGGACTCTGCCTGTTACCCGCCACCGATTCCAGCCAGCTTTTGAGCCAGGAACCGGCAGCTAAAGCTCCCGCAACCGGCATGAAAACCGTCCTGGACTACGGTGCGAAAGGAGACGGCCAGACCGACGATACTGCCGCCATCCAGCAGATGGTCGACGCGTCGGTCGGTTCACTCCGCTTTCCCCGCGGACAGTATCGGCTGACGAAACCCATCGTGATCGATCTGACCAAAGTCGGTCCGACCTCCATTTCCGGTGACGGCACCGCCACGATCCTGATGGAAGGCGCCGGCCCCGCATTCAAGTTCATCGGCACCCACAATGGCACCGCGAGTCCTAAAACATTTCAGCCCGTCGTCTGGGAAAAAGAACGCAGCCCCATGGTAGACGGCATCGAGATCGTCGGAAAACACCCCGAAGCGATCGGCATCCAGGCAATCAAAACCATGCAGATCACGATCACCCGCCTGGTCGTCCGCAAAGCGCTGCACGGCATTCACCTGACCGAACGCAACCGGAACGTCGCCATCGACGACTGCCACCTCTACGAAAACAAGGGGGTCGGCATCTACCTTGATAAGCTGAACCTGCATCAGGTGAACATTTCCGATTCACACATCAGCTACAACAAGCAGGGCGGCATCGTCGTTCGCGAAAGTGAAATCCGGAATATCCAGATCGGTAACTGCGACATTGAAGGCAACATGGGCGAAAAGACACCGCCCACAGCCAACATTCTGTTCGATATTTCGCAAGGCTCACTGCGGGAAGGCGCGATCTTCGGCTGCACCATTCAGCACACGAATGACGCCCCCAACTCCGCGAACGTTCGTTTCATCGGCAACGGTCCTGAAGATCCCCGCAAGGTTGGTAACTTCGCGATTGCGGACAACTCCATGAGCGATGTCGCCACCAACATCCATCTGCAGCACGCCCGGGGCATCACCATCACCGGCAACACACTCTGGCAGGCCTACGAACATAACCTGCTGGTCGAAGACTGTGCCCACATCGTTCTCGGCTCCAACCTCATGGACCGCAACCCCGATTACCGTGCCAAGACGAAAGATGCAAACGTCTTCAAAGACTGTACCGACTGCACACTCAACGCGTTAAACATTCTCGCAACCCGGGGCGTTCCCGCCGGACTGATCCTCGAAAACTGTGCGCGAATGAATATCACCAACTGCACCATCCGCCAGTGCCAGAACGGGGGCATCCTGCTGCAGAATGTGAAACAGTCTCGCGTCTCCGACTGCCTGATTACCGAAGGCGAAAAGAACTTCGCGATCCGCGTTTCAGGGGGTCAGGAAATTCAGATCACCGATAACCTCGTCTCAGGCGACATCGACGTCGGACCGGGCACGGAAGTCTCCAACACCATGACCGTGTATTAA
- a CDS encoding AI-2E family transporter, giving the protein MSTNSLQPSDEQAKVITGCLMLLSVIALAFVFYITKAVLIPFVIAIFIVTIVTPIVDLLVLKWKMPHIVAISATLLLVLSGGFLLCLVLVYSTQQVIAKAETQYSEKLGIFIGSTFDTAKELGEPKPEEAEESGEDSAAEAEPAIAERPDTTEAPTAPVTPAAPVGSAVREAPVEAQKPPTGWFEKMGVDLNELQKQTTAYMKQSLKEVAFSTMQAALSFTTTSFFVAIFVIFLLAGRDPQAVVKNKLYFEIEQKIRSYISTKLIISLVTGILVGVTLSLFGLELALVFAILTFLLNFIPSVGSLIATLLPIPVAVAQFSDSPWTIAGVILIPGGIQMAIGNGIEPKIMGEGLQLHPVTVLLALSFWTLLWGPIGAILAVPITAGIRIVLMRFESGQTAGNLLAGILPGESTTVA; this is encoded by the coding sequence ATGTCGACGAATTCTCTGCAACCTTCGGATGAGCAGGCCAAAGTGATCACGGGCTGTCTGATGTTGCTGTCAGTCATTGCCCTGGCTTTTGTGTTTTATATTACCAAGGCCGTATTGATCCCGTTTGTGATTGCGATTTTCATCGTGACGATTGTGACGCCGATCGTCGACCTGCTGGTCCTGAAGTGGAAAATGCCGCATATTGTCGCGATCTCCGCGACCCTGCTGCTGGTGCTTTCAGGCGGTTTTCTGCTCTGTCTGGTACTGGTTTACTCGACGCAGCAGGTGATTGCGAAAGCAGAGACGCAGTATAGCGAGAAGCTGGGGATCTTTATCGGCTCCACATTCGATACGGCGAAGGAACTCGGTGAGCCCAAGCCGGAAGAAGCTGAGGAGTCCGGCGAGGATTCGGCAGCCGAAGCGGAACCTGCGATCGCCGAACGTCCAGATACTACCGAAGCCCCCACAGCTCCCGTGACGCCTGCGGCTCCTGTTGGTTCTGCGGTCCGAGAGGCACCGGTCGAAGCACAGAAGCCTCCCACCGGCTGGTTTGAGAAAATGGGCGTGGATCTGAATGAGTTACAGAAACAAACCACAGCCTACATGAAACAGTCCCTGAAGGAGGTCGCCTTCAGTACGATGCAAGCGGCTCTCAGTTTCACGACGACCTCTTTCTTTGTGGCGATCTTTGTGATCTTCCTGCTGGCGGGCCGTGATCCTCAGGCTGTCGTCAAGAATAAGCTCTATTTCGAGATCGAACAGAAGATCCGCAGCTATATTTCGACCAAGCTGATCATCTCGCTGGTGACGGGGATCCTGGTGGGAGTCACGCTCTCGCTGTTCGGTCTGGAACTGGCGCTGGTCTTCGCGATTCTGACCTTCCTGCTGAACTTCATTCCTTCGGTAGGATCGCTGATCGCGACTTTACTGCCGATTCCCGTGGCGGTGGCGCAATTCTCCGACAGTCCCTGGACGATTGCCGGTGTGATTCTGATTCCCGGCGGGATTCAGATGGCAATCGGTAACGGCATTGAACCCAAGATCATGGGGGAAGGCCTGCAACTGCATCCCGTGACCGTTCTGCTGGCCTTGTCCTTCTGGACGCTGCTCTGGGGACCCATCGGAGCGATTCTGGCCGTGCCGATCACTGCCGGGATTCGCATCGTGCTGATGCGGTTCGAATCGGGTCAGACCGCAGGGAACCTGCTCGCCGGAATCTTGCCCGGCGAGTCGACGACAGTCGCGTAA
- a CDS encoding DUF1570 domain-containing protein, with protein sequence MIWRDYRSDALIRQAAATVCTLLVVLCSCLTLPKPLSAQTSVRPSSSEETAPPLYEFTFLDEQKQEQTLKGALIVEARDGGVVMQTRDGRLLTATPEQLKAKRRLEEPFTPLGKAELTEQLAREFGPGFEVTQTKHFTICSQAGKRYSQWCGYLFERLYKVLHNYWDSKELPLHEPEVPLIAVIFKDRAAFEAYASQILGDGASGTHGFYSIQSNRMVLYDLTAAPGERPAFTDADIIRKLRKSPFNIATVIHECTHQIAFNVGLHTRFADNPLWLTEGMATYFETPDLGNKTGWRTVGRPNPWRIRQFVDYARSRRKADSLQTLIASDQRFQDAETVLDTYAEAWAFSYFLIKTHRKQYEEYLRLIAARKPLIWATPEERLQVFLSVFGDDLDRLNQEFLNYMRQISR encoded by the coding sequence ATGATCTGGAGAGATTACCGTTCCGATGCCCTCATCCGACAGGCTGCAGCCACTGTGTGTACTCTGCTCGTGGTGCTCTGCAGCTGTCTGACGTTGCCTAAGCCTCTCTCCGCGCAGACCAGCGTGCGTCCCTCGTCTTCAGAGGAGACGGCACCTCCGCTGTATGAGTTTACTTTTCTGGATGAGCAGAAACAGGAGCAGACACTGAAAGGGGCGCTGATTGTCGAGGCACGCGATGGTGGCGTGGTGATGCAGACCCGCGATGGTCGGCTGCTGACTGCCACTCCCGAGCAGCTGAAAGCGAAACGCCGCCTGGAGGAACCATTCACGCCCCTGGGGAAAGCAGAGCTCACAGAACAACTGGCGCGCGAATTTGGACCGGGTTTTGAAGTCACCCAGACGAAACATTTCACAATCTGCAGTCAGGCGGGGAAGCGGTATTCCCAGTGGTGTGGCTACCTGTTTGAGCGGCTTTATAAAGTGCTGCATAATTACTGGGACAGCAAGGAGCTTCCACTGCATGAACCAGAAGTCCCCCTGATCGCGGTGATCTTCAAAGACCGCGCGGCTTTTGAAGCGTATGCGAGTCAGATTCTGGGCGACGGAGCCTCCGGGACACATGGCTTTTATTCGATTCAGTCGAACCGGATGGTGCTTTACGATCTGACCGCGGCACCCGGAGAGCGGCCCGCTTTTACCGATGCTGACATTATTCGCAAACTGCGCAAGTCGCCGTTCAACATTGCGACCGTGATCCACGAGTGCACGCATCAGATCGCCTTTAATGTCGGGTTGCACACACGGTTTGCCGACAACCCTCTCTGGTTGACCGAAGGGATGGCCACCTACTTTGAAACTCCCGATCTGGGAAACAAGACCGGCTGGCGGACGGTAGGACGACCGAATCCCTGGCGGATCAGGCAGTTTGTCGATTATGCCCGCTCGCGGCGTAAAGCTGATTCCCTGCAGACACTGATTGCCTCGGATCAACGATTTCAGGATGCGGAAACGGTGTTGGATACCTATGCGGAAGCCTGGGCGTTTTCCTACTTCCTGATCAAGACACATCGGAAGCAGTACGAAGAGTATCTGCGTCTGATCGCTGCGCGGAAGCCACTGATCTGGGCGACACCCGAGGAACGTCTGCAAGTATTTCTGTCCGTGTTCGGCGATGATCTGGATCGCCTCAATCAGGAATTCCTGAATTACATGCGACAAATCAGTCGCTGA